A region of the Pseudomonadota bacterium genome:
AAGCTGCCATCTACGTAGTTGATGCCGTTTATAATAGACGAGATAGTATTTGCAAAGGCTAATTGTTGGTTATTATGAGTGTGAATCCCTATAGTTTTTCCGGGAAGACGCTCCATGTACTTGGCTGACAGTATATCAATATCTTCTGAGTAAAAAGCACCAAAGCTATCCACAAGATAAATAACAGGTACCCTGCTTTTCGAAAGATCATCTAAAGCTTCATTAAGCTCTCTCATGCCGACAGTGGAAACAGCCATAAGATTGATGGTTGCTTCAAAACCTTTTTCCATGCAGTGATGTGCAAGTTCTATTGCCGCGTCGATCTGATGCACATAGCAGGCGACCCGGACCATATCAAGCATGCTTTCCGATTTTAAAGGAATATCATCATAGTCAATCCTTCCGATATCTGCCATAGCGGATAGTTTAATTTTTCTTTCACCTTCACCGATAACCCGCCTTATATCTTTATCAGCACAAAGCCGCCATGGTCCGAACTTATCGCGGGGAAACGCACTTTCTGAACTGAGGTAACCAACTTCCATATAATCAACGCCAGCCTTGGAATTGGCTTTGTAAACCGCCCGGACAAAATCATCCTCAAACTGCCATTTATTCATCAGCCCCCCGTCACGGACTGTACAATCCAACACCTTTATCTCAGGCCTAAACATTTTTATTAATTCTCCTTTATTATTAAGTTCTTGATAGCTGCTTTTTTGCATAGTTCAACAAAAATTTTTACATTTCGCGCAAGATCCTCAATATTCCGGTTTTCAAGAGCTTCCTTTCCGAACAGCGAAGTGCTTGTCCCAACCGCCTTGACGCCTGCTTTGAAATAATCTCCAATATTTGAACTGTTAACACCGCCTACCGCAACAAGTGGAATTTGGTCAAAGGGCCCCAGCAGATCTTTAATATATTGCGGGCCAAAATGGCCGCACGGAAAAACCTTAACCATATTCGCACCGGCAGACCATGCGTTGTACACTTCGGTTGGAGTAAATGCCCCGGCAATTACCGGTATATTATGAGAAAAGGCATATTCTATTACCGAAGTATCCGTGTTTGGAGTTACAAAAAACATGGCTCCCGAATCCGCTGCTTTTTTAGCTTCATCCAGATTTCGTACGGTTCCGGCGCCCAACAATTTTCCCGAAGGCACAGATTTGCGGCAGTTTGAAATAATTTGAGCAGCATTTTCAGTATTCATTGTAACTTCAATAGCCTGGAGCCCTGAGCTAAAGGAGGCATGCAAAATTTCCTTAAAGAAAGAAGCTTCGATTCCCCTTAAAATACCGATAACCGGAACATCCAGTATAAAAGTCATTTTGTGTCTGCTGTCTCCCGCCTAACAATGTAATCAAATATTATCAAACACATTATCTAATTCGCTATTTAATTCGCTTATTGAAATTTCATCTATAACAGCTTTACCTATTCCGTCAAGCAATACGAAATGAATCCCTTCCCCTTCTCTTTTTTTATCTTTATTAAGCGCATCCATAACCTTATTTTTATCAATTTTTATTGTTGTGGGCAATTCAAGATTTTTAAGCAGAGTTATAATTTGCTGTTTTTCACCGGATGACAGCAAACCTTTTTTTTCAGAAAGGAAAGCGGCAAAGACCATACCCAGGCTTACTGCTTGTCCGTGAGGAATTCCAGTAGTTTTTTCAATAGCATGCCCAATAGTATGACCGAAATTAAGTTTGCGCCTTTCACCTTTTTCCTTCTCATCCCTGTTTACTACAGATGATTTGATTACAACAGAATCATATACAAGTCTCTCAATTACATTGTAATCTATAGACAAAGCTTTTTTATAGTTATTTTCAAGATATTCAAACATGACGGCATCTTCTATGGCGGCATGCTTAACAATTTCGGCAAATCCGCACAAAAGGTCTTTTTGGGGCAGAGTTTTTAAAAGGTTAAGATCACAGATAACAAAGGCCGGCTGGTTAAAGACACCTACCATGTTTTTGTATCCTTTGAAGTTAACGCCGTTTTTACCACCTACGCTGGCATCAACCTGAGAAAGCAATGTGGAAGATACAAATCCGAAAGATACGCCCCTTAGATAAGTTGATGCAACAAACCCAGTAATATCACAGACAATACCACCACCTATGCCTACAATAACACTGGAGCGCTGTGCATTCATGTCCATCAGGTTTTGATATATGTATCCGGCCGTATCAAGAGTTTTTACAGATTCACCGGTACCGATAGTAATTACAGGATAGCCAGGAAATTGGTTGCGATAATGTTTTGAGACGTTTTCATCAGTAATCAGAAAAACATTTTCACCGGGAATATAATTTTTCAGATTTTGTAAACTCTCACCAACTAAAATCTTTGATTGGCCTGTTGATCCGTAAATTTCGATCTTCTTCATTAATAACTCCTTAACTAATAAATGAGTCTTAAATAACCTAGCTTGAGAGAAATTACAAGCCATTGATTTTCTGAAATCCGGCAAAATATGAGAATGGAATAACTTGCTTGGAGTACAAGGGATAAAACAAATTGCAGAGAATTTGTTGTTTCACAGCTTCGTAAAAGATAATTAAGCAAGAAGTTTGCCGATAAATAAAACAATTATTTACTTGACTTAAAGATATTCATATATATCTTAAAATAAATATAAATTAAAATACAGGAGAATTTCATGGAAAAAGTTGAAAACAATATGTACGTCAGTGTTCATTATAAAGGAACTCTGAGTGACGGAGAAGTGTTTGACAGCAGTGAAGGTCGAATGCCCCTTGAAGTGCTGATGGGTGGCGGGCAATTGATAAAAGGTTTTGAAGATTCACTTGTCGGAATGTCTTTAAACGAGAAAAAAACATTTACACTTGCGCCGGAAGATGCCTATGGTCCAAGAAATGACAGCATGATGCATAACTTTCCGTTATCGGAAGTGCCTCCCGGTGTAGTTCCGGAAGTGGGTCAGGTTATCGGCCTTCAAATGCAGGATGGCCGTCAGGTCCCTGCTAAGGTTACACAGATTGATAGTGAAAACGTTATCTTGGATTTAAACCACCCTCTTGCCGGTCAAGAATTGACCTTTGCTATTGAAGTTGTTGGCATTAGTGATAAACCTACCCAGGTTCAGGAAGGTTGCGGCTGCGGCTGTTCATCATCAGATAGTTGCGATGATGGAGGAAGTTGTGGGGACGGGTGCTGCGGATAAATATATGACTTAAAACCGCAAGGTTTTATACTTATATAAAATAACGTATGGGCCGGATCAATAAAGTTTCGGTTCATACGTTATTTTTTTCCTTATACCAAGCTTGGACTTATCCGTTTTTGCCTTTTTGTGGACTGTTAACAGGCCCGGTTTTTATCTGTCAAAATATATATTCTTTCCGGTTATTGAAAGAGGAATTCCCATAATAAAATCCCAGTCAACCATTTTCATGTAGCGTACAACAACTCCAATTCTATACATAATACGATTATCAATATTAAACATGCTTGCTGTTTTTACGGCTGAACCAAGCGCTATGCCCATATCAAGTGTTCTAAAAGCGCAGACAGGACCCATGAAATCTACAGATTTCTTTTCTTGTAAGGAAAGTGTTTTGCAATCCGGATAACCGCATACACCGCAATCCAACCCTAATGGTTTTGCATCTTTTAGGCCTATAAGCACTATTGCATCTGATACGGAAATATTTTTTGCATCCCGATCAAAATCTTTTTTTTCTTTTTTTATTCCGAATTCTATCATTTTTTTTGAAAGCTTCTTAAGATCTTTTCCTTTTAGTATTTGAGTGCAAACATAGTTTTCCCCTTTGCTTTTAGGGGCCGTAGTTGCAGATATAACCATAAGCTGAGCCACCATATCTATAGCTTCCATCAGTATCTCCTTTTTATTGCTTTCATAACAGCTAAATCTAATTTATAATGAAACAAATTTATATTACATTAAAGATGAATACAAGATGTTCAAGCTTTATAATTTATTTACAAGGAGGATAGATATGAAACGATACTCATCTTATATATTAATGCTGTTACTATCCATTGTTTTACTAATTGCAGGATGTTCTACATATAAAATAAAACCCCTTCCCTTTAAATCTCCGACATCTTTAAATAATGCCGTAAACATTGCAGGCGCAGATATAGCAGCAAGAGCATTTACAGATCCAAAAGAAACAAAAGATATTTTCGGTTTTGATATACACGGAGCCGGGATGCTTCCTATCCAGGTGGTGTTTGATAACCAGGGATCTCACGCATTGGAAGTTGTAGGTAATCAGACTTTTCTTGAAGATAAGAATGGAAATCTCTGGCCAATATTGAGCAAAGATATAGCATACGAAAGAGCCACTAAATATGCCAAAACAAAAGAAGTGTTCAAAGAAGGGGCTTATAAAGGTTTACTTGGGGCTGCAGCCGGTGCAGTGATCGGAGCGGCTATAGGGATTGTCTCCGGCGAAAATGTAGCATCAGCAGCCGGAAAAGGTGCTGCTGTTGGTGCCGCTGCCGGTGCAACAATAGGAGGTGCAATCGGCTATGGTTCTGATAATGCAATAAAATCAATAACAAATGACCTGCGTGAAAAATCTCTCCAGAATAACGCAGTATTACCCAAAAACTTGGCGCATGGGATACTGTTTTTCCCTGGTGAAGCTTTATCGGCAAAACAATTGCGTCTGCAGATAAAAGAAACGGATACCGGTGTTTTACATGTGATAAAACTGGAATTTTAAAAATACATAAACATTCAACAATATATGTTAAGCTTTAACCTGTTGACAATTTGAAACGGACTCTTAACTTTTAACTAAATATAATATTATAAACAATGTTATTGGAGAGTATACGATTATGCTTGAAACAAAAGAACAGGTTCTTGAAAAAATACTTACTAAGGGAAAACCGGTCTGTCCGCATTGTAAAACCGAAATGAATCTCTGGGAAGTTCCGTCGATTAACTGCGGGGATGGTTTGGGATGGGGAACACCTTATCTTTATATATGCTTTAATGATGATTGTTCTTCATATACAAGCGGATGGGACAACATTAAAGATAATTATGCTCATAGCGCTTCCTATAGATGTATGTGCTATCCAGGCACCGACCAATTTGAGCTGATTACGGTATTTAGCCCTGCAGGAGCAACAGGACAGATTATAGATGACAAGATAATGGCACAACAGGAAGCATTGAAAGAGGCTACGAAAAAAGGCTTTTCTATTCTTGCCGAATGTTATGTATCAAAAGATTCTCCGTCAGTTATGAGAATTATACTTGATCCGACGGAGCCTGCACGTGTAAGGCTCAAGGCAGCCGAAATGATAGGTGATATAGGTGAAGTAGATGCAATCGAACCTTTAAAAAACTTAAAATTTGAAAACAAGCTTATTAAAGAAAAGGTTGAACAATCGATTTCAAAGATACATGAAAGATCTTTTACCAGAGAATGCCCGTTTTGTGCAGAAATAGTAAAAAAAAGGGCCAATATGTGTAAGCATTGCGGAAAAGAGATTGCCGGACAATAAGCTTTGTCGGTAATGATCCTATAGGATTGATGGATTTCTTATAAATCCATCAATCCTATAGGAGTAAACGCTTTTTAATCTATTTTAAACATTCCGTTTTTTAAAAAAGCTGTAACCTGTTCAAGAACCTTTTTATCATTCATTATAAAAGAATGTGTTTTATGTACCACCAGAAAATCTTTCATACCCAAAAGCTTTGCGCTTTCTACGGAAACCTTTCCATCGCTTTTTCCCGGAATCAGAAACGATGAAATGGGAGTAATTGTTTTATCACCGGTAATAATTCCGACCTCATAATCAGGAGGACCCACTGCTTTTGGAATACTGCCCGGTTTTGTTCCCAATTGTTTTCCTGCAGGCCCGTTTATTAATTTAAAAACGGTGCTTTTTCCAAATTTATCGACGATTTCACTGCCGCTATTCGGAGGACTTAGCATTACAACGCGGCCAAGATTTGAAACTTTATTATTTTCAAGATAGTATCGGACCAGAATGCCTCCCATAGAATGAGTAACAAAATGGATTTTACCGGCACCAAGAGATAAGCATTTTTCAATTGCTTTGGGTATTGTGTCTACAGAAAGTTCCTGTATGGTTTTCCTGCGTGATGGATAGCCGATATTTACTACACGAAAACCTTTGTTTTCAAGGTAATGTTCGAGTTTTAACAAAGATCTTTTAGTACGCGCCAGGCCGTGCAAAAGTATCACAAATTCGGCATTCGTATTTGCAGTTTTTGTGTAACCAACTGTCAGAAGATGAAAAAGCGATATATTCATTTTGTTTATTAAAATGTTTCTTTCGGTGGATTAAAGTATCCGTGCTTTAAATCCGGGAAGTCTTTTTTTATCATAGAAAGAATTGTACTCATGCCGACAGGAGTACTCACCGGCGCAGCTTCAGACATTATCTTCCAATATCTTAAAGGATCAAAATTCAGGTTTCTCCACTGTATGAAATTAACCGGATACTTTTTTAAAAAATCATAAAGAGCAGCCAGTTCTTCCTGTGAATCTGTAAAACCTGGGCAATTAAGATAATTTATGGATATAAACTTTTTCTTTTTAATCGCAATTTTTATACTTTTTATAACATCTGAAAAAGCATACCCTTTTGGACGAAAATATGAAGTATAGCAGGTTTCCCTAACGCTGTTCATACTTATTCTAATACTGTCAAGCCCTGCATCAAAAAGTTTTTCAAGAACATCCGGGATACTACCATTGGTATTCATATTGATAGTTCCGTTTAGGGTCTTTGCACGTATCAGCTTTATTGCAGGTTCAATAACATGAGCAGCAAGCAAGGGATCTCCTTCACAACCCTGGCCAAAACTGACTACACTTTTCTTTACCTTTTTTATATGCTCAATTGCAATTTCTGCAATTTCTTCGGGTGTCGGAGTAAATGAGATTCTATCCTGACTGTTTTTAATATCAGTACTTTTCTGTAACGATAAACAGCCTAAGCATTGTGCGTTACAATTTTTTGAAGTCGGAAGGGGTGCTTCAAATCTTTTCAAGAAAAAATTTTTTGCGGCAGGACATCCATAAGTTAAAGCGCAATTTTCAAGATGCGCGCGCAACCTGTTATGTGGCATTTTTGTTCTCATGGAGCGGATACCCACTAATATTTTGTTGTGCGGCATCAGACGTAAATCCTGCCTTTTTTCACTGTCCACAAGTATTACTGCTGTTCGAAATTTGCCATTGTGCCAGCCAACAGCTCCATATGAAAATAAAGGAAGATGCTTAGCCCCCTTTAGTTCCTTATAAGCGCAAACATGAGAAAGAACATAACCCGGTGAATTGAAAGCTGCTACAGGAAAGATAGGTTCGCCCGGGGCATATGGATTGTTTTTTAAAGTTTCAAGTTTTGATGTTTCAAGATTAAACAGGATTGGATGCCTGTCCGGCAAAAACATAAACTCACCGCCATAAGGCATGGGAACGGTATTTTGTTTAGTCAATGGTATTATAGAAGATGCTGCCATTCCAACAGCAGCATAGCCATCAAGTTCGAATATTGTGCCCTTTTCATCGGCAACAAGAGCTGTAACAAGGTCTTTTTTTTTAAAAGATTCAATATTCATTGTGAATAATATAAACTGATAGTTTGCGTATAAAACTAAATGGAATCATTTTTCGAAAGAAGAGCTTTGGTCCATCCACCGCCAAGAGCCTTATAAAGAACAATCTGGCTGTTAATTACTTCCGTCTGATAGCTTATGAGATTTAGAGATGAATTCAGATATCCGCGTTGAGCATCAAGCACTGTAAGATAATCAACAACTCCAACTTCATACTTCTTGTTGGCAAGAAATAAAACCCTTTCAAGCGCTTTTAACTCCTCTTCCTGGGCGCTAAGCTTATTGCCGGAAGTCTTGATCTTGATCAAAGCATCATGTACTTCCTTAAAAGCGGTTTTTACTGTTTTTACATATTGAATGACGGCTTGTTTCTGCTGTGCTTCTGTAATTTTAACATTTGAATTTCTTCTGCCGAAATCAAGAACAGGTTCTATTAAATTTCCACCTATATTCCACATTCTTGCTGATGATTGCATCAGATTGTCTAATTCAAAGCTATGCAGTCCCAAAGCGCCGGTAAGGGATATTGATGGGAAATAAGCAGCCTTTGCCACGCCGATTTGAAAGTTAGCGGCTTTTAAAGTTTCTTCAGCCTGTAAAATATCCGGCCTGTTTTCAAGCAGCTTTGACGGGAGCAAGGCAGGCACTTTAATTGGTTCGGGCAATTGAAGATTTATATTATAAAGATTATCAAATATTTCATTGGGAGTTTTACCTAAAATAAGAGATAGGGTGTTCTTTAATAAAGCATCCTGCTCTTTTAAATTTTCAAGCAAAATTTTCACGGAATCATATTGAGCCTTTGCCTGCTGTACAACCATTTCATCAAGGATACCATGCTTGAACTGCTTTTGCCTGAACTCATAGATTTCCTTATAACTAGTTAATATGTTTTCGGTAGTTTGTAACTGCCGCGCAAGAGATACAAGATTAAAATATACTGTTGCAACATTTGAGACAAGGCTAAGCTGCAGAGTATCTTTTCCTGCTTTTGTTGAAAGCAGGGTAGAGTAAGCTGCTTCCTTCCGGTTTTTTAATTTACCCCAGAGATCCAGCTCATATGCCACATCTGCTGAAAGAGAAAAATAATTATTCGTATATGCACTTCCCAATTGAGAAGCCTCAGCGCTTGTTCTTTGCCTTGATGCTGCTGCGTTGGCATTTATAAAGGGAAAACGGTCGGCTTTGGCAAAACCCAGCCTGTATCTTGCTTCTTCAATCCTTGTAGCCGCCAATTTCAGGTCATCGTTATTTTTCAATGCTTCTTCTATAAGCATATTTAAATTTTCATCTTTATAATTTTGCCACCATTTTGTATTTATAGCAGTATCACAGGCAGTCTTTGCAAGATCCGGAGGCAGATTGACCTGCGGTTTAGAATATTTTGGTGCAAAAGAACAACTGTAAAATCCAATTGCCGAGACTAATAAGTATATATAAAGCCTTTTTTTCATCTTTTCACCTTTTCTTCAAATATTTGTTTTGCCCTCATAATCAGATAATAAAATAAAGGGATGGCAAATACTCCGATTGTTGTTGCCAAAAACATTCCGGCTACAACTGTTGTGCCTATGATATTTCTGCTGCCGGCTCCGGCTCCGGTCCCGAGGGCAAGAGGAAGTGTTCCGGCTATAAAGGCAAAAGAAGTCATAACTATCGGCCTGAATCTTATCCTTGCAGCTTCCACAGTTGCTTCGAACAAAGGCATTCCATGCTTTTTGTAGCGTTCTTCGGCAAATTCAACAATTAAAATAGCATTTTTTGCCGCAAGTCCAACCAAAGTAATAATACCTACCTGGAAATATATATCACTTTCAAGTCCTCTTAGCAATACACCAAGTATAGCGCCGAATATTGCAAAAGGTATGGACAGGATAATTGCAACAGGAGCCAGCCAGCTTTCATAAAGAGCAATAAGTATCAAAAACACAAAAACAACTGCATAGACAGTAGCTACATAACCTGTCTGAGCCAGACTTTTCTCCTGATAGGAAGTTCCTGCCCAGGCAATTGTATATCCGGTCGGTAAGACTTCAAGAGCTGTGTCTTCTATTGCCTTAAGCGCAGCGCCGCTTGAAAATCCGTGTCTTGGTTCACCAATAATTTTTGCAGCCGGAAACATGTTAAATCTTTCAACAACACTGGTATCAATTATTCTTTTCAAGGTAATAAGAGAACTTACCGGCACCAGTTCTCCATACTGTGAACGAACAAAGACTTTATTGTAATCATTTAGTGATTCTCTGAATTTGCCTTCGGACTGCATGTTTACATGATATGTTTTCCCGTACAGATTTACGTCATTAACATAGCTTTTACCAAATGTCATTTGAAGTGTTTTGTACAACTTATCTATTTCTACCCCTAAAGATTTTGCTTTCTCCCTGTTTACCACAACAGAATAATGCGGCACATTGGTATTAAGAGTCGTACGCACCGCCATCAAAGTAGGGTTCTGGTTAGCCCTTTTAACAATTTCCTGAATGTATCCATTCAGTTTATCGATGGACTCTCCCGTTCTGTTCTGTATATACATTTCAAATCCGCCGGTATTGCTTAATCCGCTTATTGGAGGGGGAGTAACGGCAAATATCAGTGAATTCTTGAGTTGATAAAATTTTTTGTTCATATCTTCGGCAAGCGCTCTGGCAGACTGTTCAGGCCTTTTTCTCTCCGGCCAGTCTTTAAGATTTACCCAGGTTGCAGAGCTATCGGTTTTTGTAGCCCCGGAGCCGAAATCAAGCCCGATTATTCCGCCTCCCTGGGCTACTTCAGAATAAGACTGGGAAATCCTTTCAATTTCAAGCTCGGATTGCAATGTGCGGCTAAGCGATGTGCCAGGCATCATATAATTTAAAGCCAAAACCAATCCCTTATCCTCCATCGGCACCAAACTGGATGGAAGTTTATCAACCAAATGAAATATAAGAAATATCATTGTGCCAAAAAGAATAATATTAATTATAGCAGTTTTAATTACCAGTTTGACAACTTTTGTAAAGCTATTGGTTATTGTATCAAATAGCTTTAAAAATAATCTAATGGGAAGGATGGGGGGTGGTTGGGTCTCCTTTAAAAATATTACGCAAAGAGCCGGAGTCAGAGTAAGAGCTACAATGCCGGAGATAAAAACCGATATCGCAATTGTAATGGCGAACTGCTGATACATCTTGCCGCTGAATCCGCCTATAAATGAAGCGGGTATAAATACTGCAGAAAGCACAAGAACGATAGCTATAACAGGAGAAGTAATTTCCTGCATGGCTTTTACGGTTGCTTCCTTGACACTAAGTTTTTCTTCCCTTAAAATCCGTTCCACATTTTCAATAACCACGATGGCGTCATCAACCACAAGTCCGATTGCCAGAATAAGCCCGAACAGGGTTAACAAATTTATAGAAAAGCCTGCCGAATAGATGCCCGCAAAGGTTCCTATTATTGAAACAGGTATTGCCATTACGGGAATCAATGTAGCCCTTAAATTCCCAAGAAATACATAAATAACCATAATTACGAGGATAATTGAGATGACAAGGGCGATTATAACTTCTTTTATTGATTCTCTTACAAATCTGGTAATATCATCCACAAGGTAGTATTTTACATCCGGAGGAAACCCTTTAGACATTTCAGCAAGCTTTTTTTTGACCGCATCTCCGACAGCTACAGCGTTTGCACCCGGATTCAAAAAAACTCCCATTGCCACAGCAGGCTCTCTTTTAAATGAACCTTTCATGCCGTAGTTTTCTGCTGCAAGATCCACTCTGGCGACATCTTTTAACTTTAAAGATGAGCCATCCCGGTTTGAACGGATAATGATGTTTTCAAATTCTCCAATTGTTTTTAATCTGCTTTCAGCTCTTACGCTGTAAGTATAAATCTGCTCTGTTGAGCTGGGTTCATCACCGATTCCGCCTGCTGTGAACTGTTTATTCTGAGCCTTGATCACATCGCTTATCTCCGTAGGCGTGAGCCCGAAAACAGCCAGTTTGTCAGGTTTGAGCCATACTCTCATTGAGTATTTCTTTTCACCATAAAGAAACACATCGCCAACTCCCGGTACTCTTTTCAGGTCATCAGCAACATTTATCGCTACATAGTTTGAAAGAGAGACTATGTCCCGTTTTTGATTCTCAGATATCCAGCATAAAACAGCAAGCATATCAGGAGAACGTTCACGGACTATAACTCCCTGCTTTTGTACTTCTTCGGGTAAAGTGCTTAGCGCTATCTGTACCCTGTTGTTTACGTCAACCCTTGCCATAGCCGGATCAGTGCCCACATTAAAATATACGCTCATAGTCAGTGATCCGTCGGAAGATGCGGTGCTTGATATATAAATCATGTCCCCAACGCCATTTAAAGAATCTTCGAGCGGAATTGCCACTGTTCTTGAAACGGTATCCGCATCCGCACCCGGATAGACAGTTCTGATAATTATTTGAAGAGGGGTCAGAGCCGGATACTCCTGTACGGCTAATTCTTTTAGCGCAATGACTCCTGCAAGGGTTATGACAATCGCAATAACGGTGGACAATAACGGTTTTTCTATGAAAAATTTGGAAAACATAACCCTTATGCCTCTTTATTTATAATTTTATCTGTTTTAACCGGCATGTCCGGCCTGATTTTAAAAAAATTGTTTACTACAACCAGATCTCCTTCATTTAATCCCTTTTCTATAATGAAATTTTCTCCGCTGGTATCACCCACTTCAACCGGTCTGACAGCTATTTTTCCATCTTTTACAATAAAGACAATAGTGCCTCCGGGATTCTGGATAACGGATTGCTGAGGTACTACAATAGTATTTTTTCTTTTAAGTCCTTCAATTTTAATCCTTACAAATTGACCTGGAAGTATTTCGCTTTTACGGTTCGGAAAGACAGCTCTTGCTTTTACGGAAGCCGTTTTTTCATCAATATTTGTGTCGACAAAATTTACGGTTCCTTTTTCATCATACCTGCCATTATCCGAAATAAGCCAGGCCGAGAGCATTTTTCCCATTTTTGCCCAATTACCGCTTTTTAATTCATATTTTGTTTTCAAAAAATCTATATCCGGCAATGAAAAGTCAACATATAAAGGATCTGTTTGCGTCACAGTAACCAATGGTGTGCCGGCACTTACAAAATTACCTACATCTACGTTTCTTAGCCCGGTAACACCGGATACTGTTGCATTTACATCCGTATAATTAAGATTAATTCCGGTCTGCAACAAACGCGCCCTTGCCGCTGAAACCGAAGCTTTTGCTATTTCATATGCCGAAAGAGCAGTATCACGGTCCTGTTCGCTGGCTACTTGAGCTTCATACAGGGCGTTCATTCTTTTCCAGTCTCTTTCAGTTTTGTTCAACTGAGCTATAGCCTGTTCCAGAAGTGCCTGAGCTGTGGCTGCTTCAGCCTCATATATATCCGGTTCAATTTTAAAAAGAAGATCTTCCGCTTTAACCGATTGGCCTTCCGTAAAGAGTTTGCTCTGCAAAATTCCTGAAACTCTTGCTACAAGTGTAACGCTACTTACACTTTTTGTTCTTGCGGGATATTC
Encoded here:
- a CDS encoding efflux RND transporter permease subunit encodes the protein MFSKFFIEKPLLSTVIAIVITLAGVIALKELAVQEYPALTPLQIIIRTVYPGADADTVSRTVAIPLEDSLNGVGDMIYISSTASSDGSLTMSVYFNVGTDPAMARVDVNNRVQIALSTLPEEVQKQGVIVRERSPDMLAVLCWISENQKRDIVSLSNYVAINVADDLKRVPGVGDVFLYGEKKYSMRVWLKPDKLAVFGLTPTEISDVIKAQNKQFTAGGIGDEPSSTEQIYTYSVRAESRLKTIGEFENIIIRSNRDGSSLKLKDVARVDLAAENYGMKGSFKREPAVAMGVFLNPGANAVAVGDAVKKKLAEMSKGFPPDVKYYLVDDITRFVRESIKEVIIALVISIILVIMVIYVFLGNLRATLIPVMAIPVSIIGTFAGIYSAGFSINLLTLFGLILAIGLVVDDAIVVIENVERILREEKLSVKEATVKAMQEITSPVIAIVLVLSAVFIPASFIGGFSGKMYQQFAITIAISVFISGIVALTLTPALCVIFLKETQPPPILPIRLFLKLFDTITNSFTKVVKLVIKTAIINIILFGTMIFLIFHLVDKLPSSLVPMEDKGLVLALNYMMPGTSLSRTLQSELEIERISQSYSEVAQGGGIIGLDFGSGATKTDSSATWVNLKDWPERKRPEQSARALAEDMNKKFYQLKNSLIFAVTPPPISGLSNTGGFEMYIQNRTGESIDKLNGYIQEIVKRANQNPTLMAVRTTLNTNVPHYSVVVNREKAKSLGVEIDKLYKTLQMTFGKSYVNDVNLYGKTYHVNMQSEGKFRESLNDYNKVFVRSQYGELVPVSSLITLKRIIDTSVVERFNMFPAAKIIGEPRHGFSSGAALKAIEDTALEVLPTGYTIAWAGTSYQEKSLAQTGYVATVYAVVFVFLILIALYESWLAPVAIILSIPFAIFGAILGVLLRGLESDIYFQVGIITLVGLAAKNAILIVEFAEERYKKHGMPLFEATVEAARIRFRPIVMTSFAFIAGTLPLALGTGAGAGSRNIIGTTVVAGMFLATTIGVFAIPLFYYLIMRAKQIFEEKVKR
- a CDS encoding efflux RND transporter periplasmic adaptor subunit, which translates into the protein MKAYNMPKKIFTIYIFVLFILTFASCSKPDSPAQEKTGSAPVVSVDVYKIPEPKDFPVELEYPARTKSVSSVTLVARVSGILQSKLFTEGQSVKAEDLLFKIEPDIYEAEAATAQALLEQAIAQLNKTERDWKRMNALYEAQVASEQDRDTALSAYEIAKASVSAARARLLQTGINLNYTDVNATVSGVTGLRNVDVGNFVSAGTPLVTVTQTDPLYVDFSLPDIDFLKTKYELKSGNWAKMGKMLSAWLISDNGRYDEKGTVNFVDTNIDEKTASVKARAVFPNRKSEILPGQFVRIKIEGLKRKNTIVVPQQSVIQNPGGTIVFIVKDGKIAVRPVEVGDTSGENFIIEKGLNEGDLVVVNNFFKIRPDMPVKTDKIINKEA